In Oryza sativa Japonica Group chromosome 8, ASM3414082v1, the sequence TCAGAACGAGGTGCTTCTTGTATGCTCTGAGACTGGCTCATCCTATTATGCTAGAAAGCTAAGTTCTGCAAAATGTCAATAAGCTGTTTGACCAATTTTATGGTGCGCGAAACAGTTAGGTTATGCGATTTAGGGTGTCCTGGTATATGTTAGTGCAAGTGATAGACTTCAGAACTATGTATTGCAAAATCATATCATGCCATGGATTAGTTCATTTCGAATTAGGTGCCTGTTCATATTACGGCTTGAGCACTTGCGTTATTGGTGAGGTTAGATTACAAGTTGTGTGTAGGGTTTGTTGGTAACTTGTAGTACATTTGAACTCCATTGGATAACACTAAACCCTCTTCATAAAATTTGGCTGTCGAAGGAAGCTCTATTGTGAATGCTATGCTGCAAACAATGCATAACATAGAGCCATCATTCAATTATGAGTTATTCTTATCTCACTCAGCATGTTTGGTATTTCATAAAAGTGAACAATCTATTTTCAGAGGTGGAACTAAATCTCCGTGGTCTCGAAGGAAAAGAAAACGGCCACTTTCTTGTCGGCATTGGAACCATCTATTTTCGTCAGATGGGAAGCTTCGTGATGGAGGAAGGAAGTTTCTAAAGAAAGTCCGCGGTGGAGTAAGTCCTGTTGTTATTCCAGGTTATATTTGTACTGGCTAACTAGTGTAGATGTGCGGTTGTTAGCTATACAAATTTCTGAATATTCATAGTTCCATACAATGTTGAAGCTAAATTAATCCATCATTGTTTCCAGGGAGTTGAACCAGAAATCAGGGCTAAAGTTTGGCCCTTTCTACTTGGAGTGTAAGTTAGCGTACTTAATCTCTTTAGTTCTGCACATTTTTGTGTTATAAAGAAGTTTTAGGATTGTAGATACGagataaaaaaattctataggaagcATCGATTGAGTTTTTTCCTAGTTATTTACAGGATTTTTCCTATCTGAGTACTTAATGCTGTGAATTGTTTattcatgtttttttctctGTCTATTTTCTTGAAATGTTGAATAGAACAGTGCTGCAAACATTCAAAGAACAGGGATGCACTTTATCCCCAAATACAGTTAATCAAGCTAGACATATTGTTAGATGCATATTCTTGTATTTGACTATTTGGTGTTGAATTTTGAACTGAGGCTTTTGAAGAAAAGAACACGCAAATGTTGAACCCCTCTTCTGCATATGTAGCAAGTTTCTAGGAACTGAATCCCATAAATATCAGAAACTATTTGAGCAATCTTACAGTAGGTACACACACCAAACTTGTGTAGTTTCTCCTTGGTACTATGTGGTACAATGACACTGAATAATGAGATTGATGACATAGCTGATATTGACTTGCTGTACAAATACTGATGAAGAAAACAGATACAGCATGTCCCCTGGTGTAAATTCTACCTAATAGTGTAGTACGTTGTTACATATTGTTTTCTGTTACAGAAAGGTTACATCTGATTACACATAGGGAATTTATCACTCTGATAATCTCAATCCTTGCTATACATACAATAACTGGTGGCAAATGCAACTTGGGTGAAATTTGCATTTGGAAATGTGGCGTGCACTTTGCTGGAGCAACGCCTTGGATGAGTATAGGTCACTTTAGGCTTAAAAGGTTTCCCAAATATGCCCCAAGTAGGATTATGCAGCAGCCAGCAGGCCATCAATTAATGCTTTTGACTTTTAGTTCGAAGAAGTCAATCTAATGCTTACCTCCTATTGGTATTTACCTGTTACAGTTACAGTGACTAATAAACAAGAAGGTTCTGTTACTGCTAGCTGTCTTTAGTAACCTAGTTTTGCTAGTATCACCTAACATACAGTAAGGGCTGTAACTTGAATCTGCTAACTAAATTTCAAGCTCTGACCAATCGGAGCCTGAGGTTTGTTTAACAACACTGCTTAGCCAGGATCACCAGAAATATGACAAACATTTAACCTCTATGTAGTTGCTATAGAGAATTTAAGAAAGTACCCTTTTGTCCATCTTTTAGCTTTTTAACACGTGTACTTCATATTTACAGTTACTGCACCAAATCCAGAGAATTGACTCTGTTTTTGTAACATACAGATATGATTTGAATAGTACTGAAGCAGAAAGGAATGTCATACAAACAAATAAAAGGTACATTTTTCAcaattcttttctttctcttgcaTCAGCCTGTGCTTTCTAAACTGTTTAGGAAAGACCTGCATGCATTGAAAATGGCTTATCCTGACATACCATGAAGCAAGAGGAAATAAGTGACGTGCAGCTTATGAGTGGACCTTCATTTCCCTGACTTCATTCAGAACATGTTGCAATTCCAATTATAACAGCATGTTTCCCCATGCATTATAATGGCTCTCAAGTAAACATGTCATGCATTGTAGGCTACgtaaataaaaaacaattaaCCTCAAATTTAAGTAGTTGCGCGCATAATTTAGGATTTGGATCTGTATTTAAATGATAGCTAAATAACTACATTAGATAAACTAGCAACTGCATATAAATAAGTACAGAGAATTAAATGTGTTACCAGATATTTGTACAATAGCATATGCATGTTTTAGATCTGTACGGAAAATATCCAGTACAGACGTGTGGTTCTAATGCCACCACCAACTCTTTCTTAGTAGTAAGTAATAAAGATAAATCATACTGTACATTGACTTCCTTCATGGTACTGTTTAACTTCTGCCTTAAACTGGCTTTTCTTCTGGTGCAGGAATGATTATGAAAAGCTGAGGCGTAAGTGCCATCACGTTTTGCATTCCTACAAGGGAAGTGGGCTGAATGTTATAAATGAAGCAGCCGCCTGTGAGTATCATAGTTGCAATGAAGAATCAGAGCCGCTTAATTTGGAAAGTGTCAATACGAGGTCTTCTCCGTCACCCAAGGGATTGAAATCTTTAAGATGTGGGATAAGCCGACAAGAGAATGCCACTGAAGGCATAGATGAAGATACAAGTGAGTTAACTTATGTAGATCCATATTTGGCAGAATCGGAATCTTCTGATTCTGGGACTTCTGATGAAGAGGACCTTGATAGGATGTCCGTCTCTGCCAATACGGAAGTGAACCGTGATCAAGGTCCTAAATTTGTCAGGAGTGCCTCATCCAAGTCAGGCTTTTTTAGGAATAACAAAACTCCAGAGGATTTCGCGACATGGCAACGCATTATACGCTTGGATGCTATCCGGACAGACCCTGAATGGGCTTTATTATCACATAACCGAGCTGAAGTGTCCAAGGAGAAAGCACTGCAGTACGCAAGATCTGTTGGATTGAAAGATTATGACCATTTAGAGCCTTACATGATTTATCATGCTGCTCGGTTAGTTGCAGTGCTTGAGGC encodes:
- the LOC4346233 gene encoding rab GTPase-activating protein 22: MKALRRSSTSSSSSASSSPRAPSSPPPWVQLRSLLVASSSSSSSSSSLAASGNSASPAAAAAAASASFSPASYSPHSDRGGTKSPWSRRKRKRPLSCRHWNHLFSSDGKLRDGGRKFLKKVRGGGVEPEIRAKVWPFLLGVYDLNSTEAERNVIQTNKRNDYEKLRRKCHHVLHSYKGSGLNVINEAAACEYHSCNEESEPLNLESVNTRSSPSPKGLKSLRCGISRQENATEGIDEDTSELTYVDPYLAESESSDSGTSDEEDLDRMSVSANTEVNRDQGPKFVRSASSKSGFFRNNKTPEDFATWQRIIRLDAIRTDPEWALLSHNRAEVSKEKALQYARSVGLKDYDHLEPYMIYHAARLVAVLEAYALFDPEIGYCQGMSDLLSPIIVVMEEDHEAFWCFVGFMRKARHNFRLDEVGIRRQLKIVSQIIKRKDSHLYRHLQKLQAEDCFFVYRMVVVLFRRELTFEQTLCLWEVMWADQAAIRAGIGRSTWSKIRLHAPPTDDLLLYAIAACVLQKRKLIIERYSSMDEILRECNSMAGQLDVWRLLDDAHDLVVNLHDKI